One part of the Arthrobacter tumbae genome encodes these proteins:
- the hisG gene encoding ATP phosphoribosyltransferase, with translation MLRVAVPNKGSLSESASAMLSEAGYRQRRDTRELVMLDPENDIEFFFLRPRDIAVYVGSGTLDVGITGRDLFLDAQVDAEELLPLGFGASTFRFAGPVGNFAAVAELEGRRLATSYDGLLRAFLTEQGVDATVVRLDGAVESSVRLGVADAIADVVETGNTLKAAGMEIFGEPILKSEAVLIGRLDAAPAGLDILIRRLQGVLVARQYVLLDYDIRKELVDQAAALTPGLESPTISPLRDSEWVAVRSMVKRHSTNRIMDELYDLGARAILVSTIHACRI, from the coding sequence ATGCTTCGAGTTGCAGTCCCCAATAAGGGATCCCTGTCTGAATCCGCCTCCGCGATGCTCAGCGAGGCGGGCTACCGCCAGCGCCGCGACACCCGCGAACTGGTGATGCTGGACCCCGAGAACGACATTGAATTCTTCTTCCTCCGGCCGCGGGACATAGCGGTCTACGTTGGTTCCGGAACCCTCGACGTCGGAATCACCGGCCGCGACCTCTTCCTTGACGCGCAGGTGGACGCCGAGGAGCTCCTGCCCCTCGGCTTCGGCGCGTCAACGTTCCGCTTCGCCGGGCCGGTAGGGAACTTCGCCGCTGTCGCCGAACTTGAGGGGCGCCGCCTGGCCACCAGCTACGACGGACTCCTGCGCGCCTTCCTGACCGAACAGGGGGTCGACGCCACCGTTGTCCGGCTTGACGGCGCCGTGGAATCGTCCGTGCGCCTCGGCGTCGCGGATGCCATCGCTGATGTCGTCGAAACGGGGAACACCCTGAAGGCCGCCGGCATGGAGATCTTCGGCGAACCCATCCTGAAAAGCGAGGCAGTCCTCATCGGGCGCCTGGATGCAGCACCGGCCGGTCTCGACATCCTGATCCGTCGGCTTCAGGGCGTGCTTGTCGCGCGCCAGTACGTGCTGCTGGATTACGACATCCGCAAGGAACTGGTGGATCAGGCCGCGGCGCTGACACCGGGTCTTGAGTCACCCACGATTTCGCCGCTGCGTGATTCCGAGTGGGTTGCGGTTCGCTCAATGGTGAAGCGTCACAGCACCAACCGGATCATGGACGAGCTCTATGACCTCGGCGCGCGCGCCATTCTGGTGAGCACCATTCACGCGTGCCGGATCTAG
- the ribA gene encoding GTP cyclohydrolase II, with translation MSAVTGGPVVTIPTACGPFSAQAWTDAASGVEHLTMSAPGTDNADGTPLVRMHSECLTGDVFGSYRCDCGEQLEQALGLVQEQGGTVVYLRGQEGRGIGLANKLRAYALQENGADTVEANEQLGLPVDARDYQAAAEILTALGITEIRLLSNNPVKREHLERYGITVVSMVPSEIPSRLENQHYLETKRDRLNHQLSHLEERFHQRPQEKIVQQS, from the coding sequence GTGAGTGCAGTCACCGGCGGCCCGGTAGTCACCATTCCGACGGCGTGCGGACCGTTTTCCGCGCAGGCCTGGACGGACGCTGCCTCCGGCGTTGAGCACCTCACGATGTCCGCGCCGGGCACCGACAATGCCGACGGCACCCCGCTGGTCCGGATGCACTCGGAGTGCCTCACCGGTGATGTGTTCGGCTCCTACCGCTGTGACTGCGGTGAGCAGCTCGAACAGGCGCTCGGACTGGTCCAGGAGCAGGGCGGAACAGTTGTCTATCTGCGGGGGCAGGAAGGCCGCGGCATCGGTCTCGCCAACAAGTTGCGCGCCTATGCGCTGCAGGAGAACGGCGCCGATACGGTCGAGGCGAACGAGCAGCTCGGTCTTCCCGTCGATGCGCGCGATTACCAGGCTGCGGCGGAAATCCTCACAGCGTTGGGCATCACCGAGATCCGGCTGTTGAGCAACAACCCGGTCAAACGGGAGCACCTTGAGCGGTACGGCATCACTGTGGTGTCGATGGTGCCTTCGGAGATACCGTCCCGGCTGGAGAACCAGCATTACCTCGAGACGAAGCGGGACCGCCTCAACCACCAATTGTCCCATCTGGAGGAGCGGTTCCATCAGCGTCCCCAGGAAAAGATCGTTCAGCAGAGCTGA
- a CDS encoding riboflavin synthase gives MFTGIVSGQGNVISLQRTPDGGSAVLVFDAGATGAGLELGGSIAVNGVCLTATAIDGGTISTDVMGETLTRTTIGRLAAKDTVNLERCVAANGRLDGHVVQGHVDGVGTLIERQDLGSWERLRFSVPAPLDRYAAEKGSIAVDGVSLTVTAVSDAGAPEPWFEVGLIPTTLSETGLGAKHIGDPVNLEMDVLAKYAERLLAFTGDVTGNGAQA, from the coding sequence GTGTTCACAGGAATTGTTTCCGGACAGGGCAACGTCATCTCCCTGCAGCGCACGCCGGACGGTGGGAGCGCAGTGCTGGTCTTTGACGCCGGCGCAACCGGCGCGGGGCTGGAGCTCGGCGGGTCCATCGCGGTTAACGGCGTCTGCCTCACCGCCACCGCCATTGACGGCGGCACCATCAGCACCGACGTGATGGGGGAAACGCTGACCCGCACTACCATCGGCCGGCTGGCCGCGAAAGATACGGTCAATCTCGAACGGTGCGTCGCCGCCAACGGGAGGCTGGATGGCCACGTTGTGCAGGGCCACGTCGACGGCGTAGGCACCCTCATTGAGCGTCAGGACCTGGGCTCCTGGGAGCGGCTGCGCTTCAGCGTTCCGGCCCCGCTGGACCGTTACGCTGCGGAAAAGGGATCCATTGCGGTGGACGGTGTATCGCTCACCGTCACCGCCGTCAGTGACGCCGGAGCGCCCGAGCCCTGGTTCGAGGTGGGGCTCATCCCGACTACCCTCTCCGAGACGGGGTTGGGTGCGAAGCACATCGGCGACCCGGTGAATCTCGAGATGGATGTCCTTGCCAAGTACGCGGAGCGACTCCTTGCCTTCACGGGAGATGTCACAGGAAATGGGGCGCAGGCATGA
- the aspS gene encoding aspartate--tRNA ligase: MLRTHDLGSLRTGHIGQTVTLAGWVARRRDHGGVAFLDLRDASGVAQVVVREEDVFHGLRNEYVLQIIGTVEKRPEGNGNPALATGEVEVIAEKVTILNTSDPLPFQIDEHVEVGEEARLKHRYLDLRRPTPNANLRLRSEANRVARELLHSDGYVEIETPTLTRSTPEGARDFLVPARLAPGSWYALPQSPQLFKQLLQVGGFEKYYQIARCYRDEDFRADRQPEFTQLDIEASFVEQDDIIALGEELVTALWKLIDVEIPTPIQRMTYADAMARYGSDKPDLRFGLELTELAEYFKDTGFGVFKAAYVGAVVMPGGASQPRRQLDAWQEWAKQRGAKGLAYVLIDDDGSLRGPVAKNLTDAERDGLAGAVGAKPGDCIFFAAGEKSSSRALLGAARVEIGHRTGLIDPEAWAFVWVVDAPMFEPASDAVAAGDVAVGTGAWTAVHHAFTSPKPEYLDSFDTDPGNAVAYAYDIVCNGNEIGGGSIRIHQRDVQERVFAVMGISPEDAQEKFGFLLEGFKYGAPPHGGIAFGWDRVVALLAGSDSIRDVIAFPKSGGGYDPLTAAPAPITPQQRKEAGVDTKPVGKSDAP, translated from the coding sequence GTGCTGCGCACACATGACCTTGGTTCACTACGGACCGGGCACATTGGACAGACCGTTACTCTCGCCGGATGGGTGGCCCGTCGGCGTGACCACGGCGGCGTGGCATTCCTCGATCTTCGTGACGCTTCCGGCGTCGCCCAGGTCGTTGTGCGGGAGGAAGACGTGTTCCATGGATTGCGCAACGAGTACGTGCTGCAGATCATCGGCACCGTCGAGAAGCGCCCCGAGGGCAACGGGAACCCCGCTCTTGCAACGGGAGAGGTCGAGGTCATCGCCGAAAAGGTGACAATCCTCAATACCTCGGACCCGCTGCCGTTCCAGATCGACGAGCACGTCGAGGTGGGCGAGGAAGCCCGCCTCAAGCACCGCTACCTCGATCTCCGCCGTCCCACGCCGAACGCGAACCTCCGCCTGCGCTCCGAAGCGAACCGGGTTGCACGCGAGCTCCTGCACTCGGACGGCTACGTGGAGATCGAGACGCCCACCCTCACCCGTTCGACGCCCGAGGGCGCCCGCGATTTCCTGGTTCCAGCCCGACTGGCGCCCGGATCCTGGTACGCGCTGCCGCAGTCTCCGCAGCTCTTCAAGCAACTTCTCCAGGTGGGTGGCTTCGAGAAGTACTACCAGATCGCCCGGTGCTACCGGGACGAGGACTTCCGCGCCGACCGGCAGCCCGAGTTCACGCAGCTGGACATCGAGGCAAGTTTCGTCGAGCAGGATGACATCATCGCGCTCGGGGAGGAGCTGGTGACGGCGCTGTGGAAGCTGATCGACGTTGAGATCCCGACGCCCATCCAGCGCATGACCTACGCCGATGCCATGGCGCGTTACGGCTCCGACAAGCCGGACCTGCGGTTCGGCCTCGAGCTGACTGAGCTCGCTGAGTACTTCAAGGACACCGGATTCGGCGTGTTCAAGGCCGCATATGTTGGTGCCGTCGTCATGCCCGGCGGGGCCTCCCAGCCGCGCCGCCAGCTTGACGCGTGGCAGGAATGGGCCAAGCAGCGCGGCGCGAAGGGCCTTGCGTACGTCCTCATCGACGACGACGGCAGCCTCCGCGGTCCCGTCGCCAAGAACCTGACTGACGCTGAACGGGATGGCCTGGCGGGCGCCGTTGGTGCCAAGCCGGGCGATTGCATCTTCTTCGCCGCCGGCGAGAAGTCCTCCTCGCGCGCGCTGCTCGGTGCTGCACGGGTAGAGATCGGTCACCGGACCGGGCTGATCGACCCGGAGGCGTGGGCGTTCGTGTGGGTTGTTGACGCGCCCATGTTCGAACCGGCGTCGGACGCCGTCGCAGCAGGTGACGTCGCCGTGGGAACCGGGGCGTGGACGGCCGTGCACCACGCTTTCACCTCACCGAAGCCGGAATACCTGGACTCCTTCGACACTGATCCCGGGAACGCAGTTGCGTATGCGTACGACATCGTCTGCAACGGCAATGAGATCGGCGGCGGCTCGATCCGTATCCACCAGCGGGATGTCCAGGAGAGGGTCTTCGCTGTGATGGGCATCAGTCCCGAGGATGCCCAGGAGAAGTTCGGCTTTCTGCTTGAGGGCTTCAAATACGGCGCACCGCCCCACGGCGGCATCGCCTTCGGCTGGGACCGCGTAGTCGCACTCCTCGCCGGCAGCGACTCCATCCGCGACGTCATCGCCTTTCCGAAATCCGGCGGCGGCTATGACCCGCTCACCGCTGCCCCGGCACCGATCACGCCGCAGCAGCGTAAGGAGGCGGGCGTTGACACGAAGCCGGTTGGAAAGTCCGACGCGCCCTAA
- a CDS encoding Trp biosynthesis-associated membrane protein codes for MSPSSRSGAPAPSRTPALRRRGVLVLATVTSALAAFGSTTQAWLSVTLPQSAVQTPSIEVPGSDAATAVTAFALVGLAAALAASIAGRIARWIIAVILTVAGVGIALSSLAVATDPMTAAEPAIGEALGVTSQDGASVTATAMPWLAAVAGLMLLLCAVWLLIAGSGWRTARRYENRQEPSPSRNAPAKADTNADEIDNWDSLSRGEDPTG; via the coding sequence GTGAGCCCGTCGTCCCGGTCGGGCGCTCCTGCCCCTTCCCGCACACCCGCCCTGCGCCGCAGGGGAGTTCTCGTCCTCGCGACGGTGACCTCGGCATTGGCCGCTTTCGGCAGTACCACCCAGGCCTGGCTTTCGGTGACCCTGCCGCAATCCGCCGTACAGACTCCTTCCATTGAGGTGCCAGGCTCAGACGCCGCCACCGCGGTGACCGCATTTGCGCTGGTGGGTCTGGCCGCGGCGCTGGCTGCATCGATTGCCGGCCGCATCGCCCGGTGGATCATCGCCGTCATTCTGACCGTTGCGGGCGTCGGCATCGCCCTCAGCAGCCTTGCCGTCGCCACTGATCCGATGACCGCCGCCGAACCCGCGATCGGAGAAGCGCTCGGCGTCACCAGCCAGGACGGCGCCTCCGTGACGGCAACCGCCATGCCGTGGCTGGCCGCGGTGGCGGGGCTGATGCTGCTGCTCTGCGCGGTATGGCTGCTCATTGCGGGCAGCGGCTGGCGCACCGCCCGCCGCTACGAGAACCGGCAGGAGCCTTCGCCCTCCCGGAACGCACCGGCGAAGGCGGATACAAACGCTGACGAGATCGACAATTGGGACAGCCTCAGCCGGGGTGAGGATCCGACAGGCTGA
- the hisI gene encoding phosphoribosyl-AMP cyclohydrolase, protein MSQHAEPAASASAGETPTLDPAVAHALKRDAAGLVAAIVQAHDTGDVLMLGWMDDEALRRTLTSGRVTFYSRSRQEYWRKGDTSGHVQYVQSVALDCDGDALLVRVHQVGAACHTGTRTCFDGRELAAVAGPA, encoded by the coding sequence ATGTCACAACACGCCGAACCCGCTGCTTCTGCCTCCGCCGGTGAAACACCCACGCTTGATCCCGCGGTGGCGCACGCCCTCAAACGGGACGCCGCCGGCCTCGTTGCGGCGATTGTCCAGGCCCACGACACCGGGGACGTACTGATGCTCGGCTGGATGGACGATGAAGCGCTGCGGCGAACCCTGACGAGCGGCCGCGTCACCTTCTACTCGCGGTCACGGCAGGAATACTGGCGCAAGGGCGACACCTCCGGCCACGTGCAGTATGTGCAGTCGGTCGCGCTGGACTGCGACGGCGATGCGCTGCTGGTGCGGGTGCACCAGGTCGGCGCGGCCTGCCACACCGGGACGCGGACCTGTTTCGACGGCAGGGAGCTTGCCGCCGTCGCCGGCCCCGCGTGA
- the ribD gene encoding bifunctional diaminohydroxyphosphoribosylaminopyrimidine deaminase/5-amino-6-(5-phosphoribosylamino)uracil reductase RibD, with translation MDLSTEMMAMEHALLLAGQGVRGANPLVGAVLLDDDGAMVATGFHLGAGTDHAEVAALKSAALQGVDPAGCTMVVTLEPCNHTGRTGPCTEAIVAAGITRVVYAASDPTPDAAGGADRLADHGIDVSGGLLADAATELNRRWLGAVQARRPFVTVKVAQSLDAQSAAADGSSQWITGPHARADGHTIRTRVDAVLVGTGTVLADNPRLTARALDGSDADRQPLRVAVGLRGVPGEAAMRGSGFVHLETHDPLAALTELYGRGVRHVLVEGGPQLVGAFLMADLADELFAYVAPMLLGAGVPAFQRLGVATLTDAHVWRLDPDGAAALTQLGDDVRLHLKPIAPPPAPIRKGP, from the coding sequence ATGGACCTTTCTACCGAGATGATGGCCATGGAGCACGCGCTGCTGCTCGCGGGCCAGGGCGTGCGCGGCGCCAACCCTCTGGTGGGCGCTGTGCTTCTCGATGACGACGGCGCGATGGTTGCCACCGGTTTCCACCTCGGCGCAGGCACCGATCACGCGGAAGTAGCCGCGCTGAAGAGCGCTGCACTGCAGGGCGTGGACCCTGCCGGCTGCACCATGGTGGTGACGCTGGAGCCGTGCAACCACACCGGGCGGACGGGTCCCTGCACCGAGGCGATTGTGGCCGCCGGCATCACACGCGTTGTATACGCTGCCTCCGATCCCACCCCCGACGCCGCAGGCGGGGCCGACCGGCTCGCCGACCACGGAATCGACGTATCCGGCGGGCTTCTCGCGGACGCCGCAACTGAGCTGAACCGCCGCTGGCTCGGTGCCGTCCAGGCGCGGCGTCCCTTCGTGACAGTCAAAGTGGCGCAGAGCCTGGATGCGCAATCTGCGGCAGCGGACGGCTCAAGCCAGTGGATCACCGGCCCGCACGCCCGCGCAGACGGACACACCATCCGTACGCGCGTCGACGCCGTCCTCGTGGGCACCGGCACAGTCCTCGCCGACAATCCCCGCCTCACCGCGCGGGCACTGGACGGTTCCGACGCCGACCGCCAGCCGCTGCGGGTTGCCGTCGGGCTCCGGGGCGTCCCCGGGGAAGCGGCAATGCGCGGAAGCGGGTTCGTGCACCTGGAAACCCATGATCCACTGGCCGCGCTGACTGAACTGTACGGCCGGGGCGTGCGGCACGTTCTCGTGGAGGGGGGCCCACAACTGGTCGGCGCCTTCCTCATGGCGGATCTCGCCGATGAACTCTTCGCCTATGTCGCGCCGATGCTCCTCGGCGCCGGCGTGCCCGCCTTCCAGCGGCTCGGCGTAGCAACGCTTACTGACGCCCATGTGTGGCGTCTCGACCCGGACGGGGCCGCGGCGCTCACTCAGCTCGGCGACGACGTGCGGCTGCACCTCAAACCCATTGCGCCGCCTCCGGCGCCTATCAGGAAAGGCCCCTAA
- a CDS encoding TIGR03085 family metal-binding protein — protein MHFVDPSREVLAETLLAAGPHSPTLCDGWQTKELAAHLYLRGHRPSVGIGALIKPLAVVSEKATRTLAAKSASAPAYEALVNDFRKGHPFYSPMRVQSIDTSTNLIEYFVHTEDVRRATSRWAPRALDEEYSNALWDELIKRAAILYRGVDLGIVLVRPDGPRHVAKRAPVSVAIVGEPGELLMHAHGRTRHALVTFEGQPDAVALLESAEVGL, from the coding sequence ATGCATTTCGTTGATCCCTCCCGTGAAGTCCTCGCCGAAACCCTGCTGGCGGCCGGGCCCCACTCCCCCACGCTCTGCGATGGGTGGCAGACGAAGGAACTTGCAGCCCACCTGTATCTACGCGGCCACAGGCCCAGCGTTGGTATCGGTGCCCTCATCAAGCCGCTGGCCGTTGTTTCAGAGAAGGCCACCCGCACCCTCGCGGCGAAATCCGCGTCAGCACCGGCGTACGAAGCGCTGGTCAATGACTTCCGCAAGGGCCATCCGTTCTACTCCCCCATGCGCGTGCAATCGATCGACACCAGCACCAACCTGATTGAGTACTTCGTGCACACCGAGGACGTCCGACGGGCAACCAGCAGGTGGGCGCCGCGCGCGCTGGATGAGGAATATTCGAACGCACTCTGGGACGAGCTGATCAAGCGCGCCGCCATCCTCTACCGCGGGGTGGATCTCGGCATCGTGCTGGTGCGGCCGGACGGTCCCAGGCACGTAGCGAAACGGGCCCCCGTCTCGGTGGCCATCGTGGGTGAGCCCGGGGAACTGCTCATGCATGCCCACGGCCGCACCCGCCATGCACTGGTCACTTTCGAAGGACAGCCCGACGCCGTAGCACTCCTTGAGAGCGCCGAGGTCGGGCTCTAG
- the hisF gene encoding imidazole glycerol phosphate synthase subunit HisF, which produces MSVAIRVIPCLDVDAGRVVKGINFEDLRDAGDPVELAHRYDRAGADELTFLDVTASSGNRATTFDVVAKTAEEVFIPLTVGGGVREISDVDRLLRAGADKASINTAAVARPMVIDEITSHFGSQVLVLSLDARRTDNPAAQSGFEVTTHGGRKGTGIDAVAWAREAAERGVGEILLNSIDADGTREGFDLEMIRVVRAAVNVPLIASGGAGAPHHFPPAVAAGADAVLAASVFHFGPVDAIAEVKRAIRDAGFPVR; this is translated from the coding sequence ATGAGTGTGGCAATCCGGGTCATACCCTGCCTTGATGTCGACGCCGGACGCGTCGTCAAGGGAATCAATTTCGAAGACCTCCGCGACGCTGGGGACCCAGTGGAACTGGCGCACCGCTACGACCGGGCAGGCGCTGATGAACTGACCTTCCTCGACGTCACCGCTTCCTCCGGCAACCGCGCCACCACCTTCGACGTGGTCGCGAAAACCGCCGAGGAAGTGTTCATCCCACTGACGGTGGGCGGCGGCGTCCGGGAGATTTCCGACGTCGACCGGTTGCTTCGCGCAGGCGCCGACAAGGCGTCCATCAATACGGCGGCGGTCGCACGTCCAATGGTCATTGACGAGATCACGTCCCACTTCGGCTCACAGGTACTGGTGCTCAGTCTGGACGCACGCCGGACGGACAATCCCGCTGCCCAGTCAGGCTTCGAGGTGACCACGCACGGCGGCCGGAAGGGGACCGGGATCGACGCGGTTGCCTGGGCGCGGGAAGCGGCTGAGCGCGGCGTGGGCGAGATCCTGCTCAACTCCATCGATGCTGACGGCACCCGTGAGGGCTTTGATCTTGAGATGATCCGGGTTGTGCGGGCGGCAGTCAACGTGCCCCTGATCGCCTCCGGCGGGGCGGGTGCACCGCATCACTTTCCGCCGGCTGTGGCCGCGGGCGCCGATGCGGTGCTGGCGGCATCCGTGTTCCACTTCGGTCCCGTTGACGCGATCGCTGAGGTGAAGAGGGCTATCCGGGACGCCGGTTTTCCGGTTCGTTAG
- a CDS encoding anthranilate synthase component I encodes MDELGVISPGLEEFRALARDRRVIPVRLMVLDDAHTPIGIYRKLADGHPGTFLMESAAEGGVWSRYSFIGVNSRATLTTRDGEACWLGEPPAGVPVGGNPVEALRRTVEELQTARFDGLPPFTSGMVGFIGWESVRHWERLTSPPEDDLDLPELAMNLVTDMAIHDNAGGKVTLVANAINYDNSSDRVDEAWHDAVARLRSMLQRLAAASDQPVSILADGATDSAALMSRVRERWDRDRYLAAIERGKQAIVDGEVFQVVISRRFELDCEASALDVYRVLRTTNPSPYMYLFSLEDPTGRPYSIVGSSPEALVTVNGSEVITHPIAGSRPRGRTAEQDRALAEELLADEKERAEHLMLVDLARNDISKVCRPGTVDVTQFMEVERFSHIMHLVSTVVGQLDPARSAYDVLAATFPAGTLSGAPKPRALRLLDELEPHKRGIYGGVVGYFDFAGDMDMAIAIRSALLRDNRAYVQAGGGIVADSELEAEAQETVNKAAAPLRAALIAASLHPVTGPGAGTP; translated from the coding sequence ATGGACGAGCTCGGAGTAATCAGCCCAGGCCTGGAGGAGTTCCGCGCCCTTGCCCGGGACCGGCGCGTCATTCCCGTCCGCCTGATGGTGCTCGACGACGCCCACACGCCGATCGGCATCTACCGCAAGCTGGCTGACGGCCACCCAGGCACGTTCCTCATGGAATCGGCTGCCGAGGGCGGAGTGTGGTCGCGGTACTCGTTCATCGGCGTCAATTCGCGGGCAACGCTCACCACCAGGGACGGCGAGGCCTGCTGGCTCGGCGAGCCTCCCGCGGGAGTCCCTGTGGGCGGCAATCCGGTCGAAGCACTCCGCCGGACCGTCGAGGAACTCCAGACCGCCCGCTTCGACGGACTTCCGCCGTTCACCTCCGGCATGGTCGGTTTCATCGGCTGGGAATCCGTCCGCCACTGGGAACGGCTCACCTCCCCTCCGGAAGACGACCTCGATCTGCCGGAACTGGCCATGAACCTCGTCACCGACATGGCTATTCATGACAATGCGGGCGGCAAGGTCACCCTGGTGGCCAACGCGATCAACTATGACAATTCTTCCGATCGCGTCGACGAAGCCTGGCACGACGCCGTTGCCCGCCTCCGCAGCATGCTCCAGCGGCTTGCCGCCGCGTCGGATCAGCCGGTGTCAATCCTGGCCGACGGCGCAACCGACAGCGCAGCGCTGATGTCCCGCGTGCGTGAACGCTGGGATCGCGACCGGTATCTGGCGGCGATCGAGCGGGGCAAGCAAGCCATCGTTGATGGCGAGGTGTTCCAGGTTGTCATCTCGCGCCGGTTCGAACTGGACTGCGAGGCATCGGCGCTGGACGTCTACCGGGTGCTGCGCACCACCAACCCCAGTCCGTACATGTACCTTTTCAGCCTTGAGGACCCGACTGGGCGGCCCTATTCAATCGTCGGCTCTTCGCCGGAAGCGCTTGTCACCGTCAACGGCTCCGAAGTCATCACCCATCCCATCGCCGGATCCCGGCCACGCGGCAGGACAGCCGAACAGGACCGCGCCCTGGCGGAGGAACTCCTCGCCGACGAAAAGGAGCGCGCGGAGCACCTCATGCTGGTGGACCTGGCACGCAACGACATCTCCAAGGTGTGCCGGCCGGGAACAGTGGACGTCACACAGTTCATGGAGGTCGAGCGGTTCAGCCACATCATGCACCTGGTGTCCACCGTCGTCGGGCAACTGGATCCGGCGCGGTCCGCCTACGATGTCCTCGCCGCGACCTTCCCGGCGGGAACCCTGTCCGGAGCGCCCAAACCCCGAGCGCTCCGGCTGCTTGATGAACTTGAACCGCACAAGCGGGGTATCTACGGGGGAGTAGTGGGCTACTTCGACTTCGCCGGAGACATGGACATGGCCATCGCGATCCGCTCAGCACTGCTGCGCGACAACCGGGCCTACGTCCAGGCCGGCGGTGGAATTGTGGCCGATTCCGAGCTCGAAGCCGAGGCGCAGGAGACGGTCAACAAGGCCGCAGCTCCGTTGCGCGCCGCGCTGATCGCCGCGAGCCTTCATCCGGTGACCGGTCCGGGGGCGGGTACGCCGTGA
- the ribH gene encoding 6,7-dimethyl-8-ribityllumazine synthase: MAGHGAPTIDVTSITGQQQKPVRLAVIAASWHTAIMDGLLDGARRAAADAGVGADVIRVPGSFELPVAAARLAPHYDAVVALGVVIRGGTPHFEYVCQAATSGLTDVSVRTGVPVGFGVLTCDTEEQGLDRAGLAGSSEDKGYEATVAALATVAVLEPWGK; this comes from the coding sequence ATGGCCGGACACGGCGCCCCCACCATCGACGTCACCAGCATCACGGGACAACAGCAGAAACCCGTCCGACTCGCCGTCATCGCTGCCAGCTGGCACACCGCCATCATGGACGGGCTGCTTGACGGCGCCCGCCGGGCCGCGGCGGATGCCGGTGTCGGAGCCGACGTGATCCGCGTGCCGGGCAGTTTCGAGTTGCCCGTCGCCGCGGCGAGGCTGGCGCCCCACTATGACGCCGTTGTCGCACTCGGTGTTGTCATCCGTGGCGGCACGCCGCACTTCGAGTACGTGTGCCAGGCTGCGACGTCGGGACTCACCGACGTCAGCGTGCGCACTGGTGTTCCGGTGGGCTTCGGAGTGTTGACCTGCGATACGGAAGAGCAGGGCCTGGACCGCGCCGGGCTTGCCGGTTCGAGCGAGGACAAGGGATACGAGGCCACCGTTGCGGCATTGGCTACCGTTGCTGTACTGGAACCCTGGGGTAAGTGA
- a CDS encoding phosphoribosyl-ATP diphosphatase, which translates to MKSFDTLFVELSEKAAARPSGSRTVAELESGVHGIGKKVVEEAAEVWMAAEYESNEAAAEEISQLLYHLQVMMIAKGLTLEDVYKHL; encoded by the coding sequence GTGAAATCCTTCGATACCCTCTTTGTCGAGCTGAGCGAGAAAGCTGCCGCCCGCCCATCCGGGTCACGCACCGTGGCTGAACTGGAGTCCGGCGTGCACGGCATCGGCAAGAAGGTCGTCGAGGAGGCTGCCGAAGTGTGGATGGCCGCCGAGTATGAGTCGAACGAAGCTGCTGCAGAGGAAATCTCGCAGCTGCTTTACCATCTCCAGGTCATGATGATCGCCAAGGGACTCACGCTGGAAGACGTCTACAAGCATCTGTAG
- the ribB gene encoding 3,4-dihydroxy-2-butanone-4-phosphate synthase, with protein MTPHSNPNAVEPQGGAVLDVALDPVEAAVAALAAGRAVVVVDDANRENEGDIIFAAEFATAELTGWTIRYTSGVLCVPVTGKTADRLELPAMVINNQDAKQTAYTVSCDAAVGVSTGISAADRALTARVLAAPSSVPSDLTRPGHMFPLRAVEGGVLQRRGHTEAAIDLCRLAGVEPAAVIAEVTHDDGGMMRLPALREFATRHGAPLISIEDLADYLSSRATGAGE; from the coding sequence ATGACTCCGCACAGCAACCCCAACGCGGTAGAGCCGCAGGGCGGGGCCGTCCTCGACGTTGCTCTGGATCCGGTGGAGGCGGCCGTCGCTGCGCTGGCAGCGGGCCGCGCCGTCGTCGTCGTTGATGATGCCAACCGCGAGAATGAGGGCGACATCATCTTCGCTGCCGAGTTCGCCACCGCCGAGCTGACGGGATGGACCATCCGGTACACCTCGGGCGTGCTGTGCGTTCCGGTGACGGGGAAAACCGCGGACCGGCTGGAGCTGCCCGCCATGGTGATCAATAACCAGGACGCCAAGCAGACGGCCTACACCGTGTCCTGCGACGCCGCGGTCGGCGTCAGCACCGGTATCAGCGCCGCGGATAGGGCGCTGACCGCCAGGGTTTTGGCCGCGCCGTCGTCTGTTCCCTCTGACCTCACCCGGCCGGGCCACATGTTCCCCCTGCGGGCGGTGGAGGGCGGCGTGCTGCAGCGGCGCGGACACACCGAGGCTGCAATTGACCTGTGCCGGCTGGCCGGCGTGGAACCGGCCGCAGTGATCGCGGAAGTCACCCACGACGACGGCGGCATGATGCGCCTGCCCGCGCTGCGCGAGTTCGCCACCCGGCATGGGGCACCGCTGATCTCGATCGAGGATCTGGCCGACTATCTTTCGTCCCGCGCAACCGGAGCCGGGGAGTGA